One genomic window of Magnolia sinica isolate HGM2019 chromosome 3, MsV1, whole genome shotgun sequence includes the following:
- the LOC131240979 gene encoding uncharacterized protein LOC131240979, producing MASKKKEAEGIALLSMYNDEDMDPDEDDQDDDDDDDEEEDEYIQDKDADRNEPYDPRNEDRFTSDSAPETTPPLPQSQTPIPTNEDPTVKSPAPPTPQPHLPLSSPPLPPPPLPASDTSDAPTSRTQPRGIVDYAHDETAMSPEAEEGEIVSTGHLMLGSELQVTGGNFLEKTPPGTVHILTPSIQATPPQPSEPQAEQQQEQSKSENSATMNNSRTEPEAAQMEVDVEVSVEIEKENVDPLEKFLPPPPKTKCPEELQKKINKFLDYKRAGKSFNADLRNRKDYRNPDFLLHAVRYQDIDQIGTCFSKDVFDPHGYDKSDYYDEIEADMKREMERKEQEKKRAQKVEFVQGGTQPGIVGPAPKISTQIPVAGVSSVASGLHSISTATDAMPRESRQNKKTKWDKVDGDKRNPLHSGGQDATISTAGAHAALLSAANAGAGYTAFAQQKRREAEEKRSSERKLERQS from the exons ATGGCTTCGAAGAAGAAAGAAGCAGAAGGTATTGCTCTCCTCTCCATGTACAACGACGAAGACATGGATCCCGACGAAGACGACCaagacgacgacgacgacgacgacgaagAAGAAGACGAATACATCCAAGACAAAGACGCTGATCGAAACGAACCCTACGATCCAAGAAACGAAGATAGGTTTACTTCCGACTCCGCCCCTGAAACCACGCCGCCCCTTCCCCAATCTCAAACCCCCATCCCTACCAACGAGGATCCAACCGTTAAAAGTCCTGCCCCACCAACACCCCAGCCCCATCTCCCGCTATCCTCCCCGCCTCTACCTCCTCCCCCGCTTCCTGCTTCAGATACTTCGGACGCTCCGACCTCAAGGACACAGCCTCGCGGAATTGTCGATTACGCCCATGACGAGACTGCGATGTCTCCTGAAGCTGAG GAGGGTGAAATCGTAAGCACTGGCCATTTAATGCTCGGATCAGAACTTCAAGTTACTGGCG GGAATTTCCTGGAGAAAACACCTCCAGGAACTGTTCATATCTTAACACCAAGCATTCAAGCAACTCCTCCTCAACCATCTGAACCACAGGCTGAACAACAACAGGAGCAATCCAAATCCGAGAACAGTGCAACAATGAACAACTCTAGAACTGAACCTGAAGCTGCTCAGATGGAAGTAGATGTTGAGGTTTCtgtagaaatagaaaaagaaaatgttGATCCACTAGAAAAGTTTCTTCCCCCGCCACCGAAAACCAAGTGCCCTGAGGAGCTACAG aaaaaaataaataagtttcTTGATTATAAGAGAGCTGGAAAGAGCTTCAATGCTGACCTGCGTAATAGGAAGGATTATCGCAACCCTGACTTCTTGCTGCATGCTGTGAGGTATCAAGATATAGATCAGATAGGGACTTGCTTCAGTAAAGATGTGTTTGACCCTCACGGGTATGACAAGAGCGACTACTATGATGAAATAG AGGCTGATATGAAGCGTGAAATGGAAAGAAAGGAACAGGAAAAGAAAAGGGCTCAGAAAGTTGAATTTGTTCAAGGGGGCACACAGCCTGGAATTGTTGGTCCAGCACCAAAAATCAGTACACAAATCCCAG TTGCAGGAGTTTCATCTGTTGCTAGTGGATTGCATTCAATCTCAACTGCTACTGATGCCATGCCAAGAGAGAGTAGGCAGAACAAGAAAACAAAGTGGGATAAG GTGGATGGTGACAAGAGGAACCCTTTGCACTCTGGTGGACAAGATGCTACTATTTCTACTGCTGGTGCACATGCAGCTCTTTTATCTGCTGCTAATGCTGGTGCTGGATATACTGCCTTTGC GCAACAGAAGCGAAGAGAAGCAGAAGAGAAAAGGTCGAGCGAGAGGAAGTTGGAGAGACAATCATAA
- the LOC131238732 gene encoding CBL-interacting protein kinase 5-like: MEKKPKVLMNRYELGHILGQGTFAKVYHARSLISGQAVAIKIINKEKVFKVGMIEQIKREISIMRLVRHPNVVHLHEVMASKTKIYFAMEYVSDGELFSKIVKGKLKEDAARKYFQQLIGAIDFCHSRGVYHRDLKPENLLLDMNGSLKVTDFGLSALAKTERRDGLLHTICGTPAYVAPEVINDNGYDGAKADIWSCGVVLFVLMAGYLPFNDPSLIEMYKKISRGEFKCPYWFPSEVCKLLSKVLDPNPSTRITISNIMENPWFKKGYKPIGTITKQAEEATVEIGDVDVTFSSDGIDGDDEKSGSADFMRPTSMNAFDIISLSPGFNLSGLFEKKNESKKVEERFTTTKPAAAIVSKLEEIAEMERFEVEKKDGMVKLKRSKEGRKGQLAIDAEIFEMTPSIHMVEVKKTAGDSLEYQAFCNKGLKPSLKDIVWTWQGGEEKVEQKQS, translated from the coding sequence ATGGAGAAGAAACCGAAGGTCCTGATGAACCGATACGAGCTGGGCCACATACTCGGCCAAGGTACATTCGCAAAGGTCTACCATGCAAGAAGCTTGATCTCCGGCCAGGCCGTCGCCATTAAGATCATCAACAAGGAGAAGGTCTTCAAGGTAGGCATGATCGAACAAATCAAACGGGAGATCTCCATCATGCGACTCGTCCGCCACCCTAACGTCGTCCACCTCCACGAAGTCATGGCCAGCAAAACCAAAATCTACTTTGCAATGGAGTATGTCAGTGACGGCGAGCTCTTCAGCAAGATCGTGAAAGGCAAGCTCAAGGAAGACGCAGCTCGCAAGTACTTCCAGCAGTTAATCGGGGCCATTGATTTCTGCCACAGCCGCGGCGTCTACCACCGCGATCTCAAGCCAGAGAACCTCCTCCTCGACATGAATGGAAGTCTCAAGGTCACCGATTTCGGGCTGAGCGCTCTCGCGAAGACGGAGAGGAGAGACGGTCTCCTCCACACGATCTGCGGAACACCTGCCTACGTGGCGCCGGAGGTCATCAACGACAACGGCTACGATGGCGCCAAGGCCGATATATGGTCATGCGGTGTCGTTCTGTTCGTTTTGATGGCCGGATATCTTCCGTTCAACGATCCGAGTCTCATCGAGATGTATAAGAAAATCAGTAGAGGAGAATTCAAATGTCCGTATTGGTTTCCTTCTGAGGTCTGCAAGCTTCTATCCAAGGTATTGGATCCGAATCCGAGTACCCGAATCACGATTTCTAATATCATGGAAAATCCTTGGTTTAAGAAGGGATATAAACCCATTGGGACGATTACAAAGCAGGCGGAAGAGGCGACGGTCGAGATAGGAGATGTCGACGTGACATTCTCTTCCGACGGCATTGACGGGGATGATGAGAAATCGGGGTCTGCGGACTTCATGAGGCCCACTTCAATGAATGCCTTCGATATCATATCGCTGTCGCCGGGGTTCAATCTCTCAGGACTGTTTGAGAAGAAGAACGAATCGAAGAAGGTGGAGGAGCGATTCACTACAACGAAGCCAGCAGCAGCGATAGTGTCGAAGCTGGAGGAGATAGCGGAGATGGAGAGGTTTGAGGTTGAGAAAAAGGATGGGATGGTGAAGTTGAAGAGAAGCAAGGAAGGGAGGAAAGGGCAGCTGGCTATAGACGCTGAGATCTTTGAGATGACGCCGTCGATCCACATGGTTGAGGTGAAGAAAACGGCTGGTGATTCGTTGGAATATCAGGCTTTCTGTAATAAGGGATTGAAGCCTTCTCTCAAGGACATTGTATGGACTTGGCAAGGAGGAGAGGAGAAGGTGGAGCAAAAGCAATCGTGA
- the LOC131240980 gene encoding protein DOG1-like 3 gives MQASEPHISCLHQRLVYKRFYLPNRLALFPQTPSPHNTMASSEQERFNSCYQQWANQQQQDLKELLRSYNQDPQDPDRLAQLVAENVQHYQDYCEQRTRLAAEDPPSFFSPTWCTSLENSFLWIAGCRPSLSIRLVYSLSGSQLELQLSEYLKGVRRGNLAELSPHQMESINKLHCNTIREEDKLSRRMASLQEDMGDLPLVRIASERGRGGSEDESDRAIQDYLAALANLLEEADKLRLRTLKELVDILTPSQAAEYLIAAKQLRLSVHEWGKRRDRQHGRFHLHPS, from the coding sequence ATGCAAGCATCCGAACCACACATCTCGTGCTTACACCAACGACTAGTGTACAAACGCTTTTACCTGCCAAACCGCCTTGCCCTCTTTCCTCAAACCCCATCACCACACAATACAATGGCCAGCAGCGAGCAGGAGCGATTCAACAGCTGCTACCAGCAGTGGGCCAACCAGCAACAACAAGACCTCAAAGAGCTCCTCCGCTCTTACAACCAAGACCCCCAAGACCCAGACCGACTCGCCCAACTCGTTGCAGAGAACGTCCAACACTACCAGGACTACTGCGAGCAAAGAACCCGACTCGCTGCGGAAGACCCGCCTTCCTTCTTCTCCCCAACGTGGTGCACCTCCCTCGAGAACTCGTTCCTTTGGATTGCCGGGTGCAGGCCCTCCCTCTCGATCCGACTCGTCTACTCACTCAGCGGGTCGCAGCTCGAGTTGCAACTCTCTGAGTACTTGAAAGGCGTGAGGAGAGGGAACCTGGCCGAGCTGTCGCCGCACCAGATGGAGTCCATCAATAAGCTGCATTGCAACACGATCCGTGAGGAGGATAAGCTGTCGAGACGAATGGCGAGCTTGCAAGAGGACATGGGAGACCTGCCGCTGGTGAGGATAGCGAGCGAGCGGGGCCGTGGGGGCTCGGAAGATGAGTCGGATCGGGCGATTCAAGATTACTTAGCGGCTCTGGCGAATCTTTTGGAAGAAGCTGACAAGCTGAGGTTGCGTACGCTCAAAGAGCTCGTGGATATCTTGACGCCTTCGCAGGCTGCCGAGTATTTGATCGCTGCTAAACAGCTTCGTCTGAGCGTTCATGAGTGGGGCAAAAGGAGGGACCGTCAGCATGGAAGGTTCCACTTGCACCCAAGTTAG